The Candidatus Woesearchaeota archaeon genomic sequence AACTTCTCAAAAAAGTTCCAGCAGGAAAAGTGACGACGTACAAAGATATTGCTCACGCACTTCATTCAAAAGCATACCGCGCTGTGGGAACAGCAATGCACAAAAACCCCCACAGTTTCTGTGAAGGAGGAGATGTTCCTTGCCATCGCGTGGTGAACTCAGACGGAACACCAGGAAGTTTTGCTTTTGGAACTGCAAAGAAAAAAGAGCTTCTTCAACAAGAAGGTGTTGAAGTAAGAAATGGGAAAATAGATCTTACGCGTTTTAGAGTTCGTCTATGAATTCTTGCGCCTTTCTTGCTTGGGTTATTCTAGGTGATGAACAATACGGACAAATGCTTGGTACCCGATCAGTTTTTGGCACCCACTTATAATTGCAATGTGAACATTCCCAACGAGTCATACCTGTGTAGAGGCTGTTAAAGTATAAAAGTTTTGGTACGACCTATCAGAAACATAAAGAACGTAACAAGTAAACAAGGTAAAAGATAACCCTTAAAGAACATCAGGAAGAAAACATAAAAGGGGAAAAAAGAAGGCTGAAAAATAATTAAAGGGTTACAAGCAAACGTTTTTTCTTCAAAACGTTCCTTACAATTTTGCCCTTCTTTTTTTGGGTACTCGTTTTCTGCGAACCCTCTCAGATCCTTTTCCTTTTTTGCGCAAACCGCGTGATTTGCGTCCTGCTGAGGTAAGTCCACGGTATACCCGTCCTTTGTGCTTACGTGAAGTAATCCACTTGAGTTGAGGATCCTTGCGAATTGCTGGGTGAGCAGTATCAACAAGAATTACTTCATACCATTTGTAAATCCCATCTTTTGCAACAGGGTAAGAGTTGAGCACTTGTGCGTTTTTGTGTTTGCTTGCAGCTCTTTGCTCAGCGATGCGCTGATAATTCATATCAAGCAATTTAAAGCGTCTGTTTGCCTTAGGTCTTCGACCTCCTGCAACT encodes the following:
- a CDS encoding 50S ribosomal protein L15e — protein: MGVYKYIRNVWKRPKANMPELMRERLILWRREPATVRIHRPTRIDRARSLGYRAKQGIFVVRQRVIRGGRMREQVAGGRRPKANRRFKLLDMNYQRIAEQRAASKHKNAQVLNSYPVAKDGIYKWYEVILVDTAHPAIRKDPQLKWITSRKHKGRVYRGLTSAGRKSRGLRKKGKGSERVRRKRVPKKRRAKL
- a CDS encoding MGMT family protein, translating into LLKKVPAGKVTTYKDIAHALHSKAYRAVGTAMHKNPHSFCEGGDVPCHRVVNSDGTPGSFAFGTAKKKELLQQEGVEVRNGKIDLTRFRVRL